Genomic DNA from Spartobacteria bacterium:
CGGGTGGGAGTGGTTACCCACCGGGTATCAATTGTATCTTTCTTCATATTTACGGTTTCTATAAGTCCCGATACGCTGGGCTTATCCTGTCGCGACGTGACCATCGCGCACCCACCGTTCCTCTGTTTGGGTCGGCAGCGACACTCCGATAATCAGACGTTGCTCTTTTTCTCTGCACCCACTGAAAAAAAGAGATCCCGACAGCAATATAAATAGAAATAGCTGAGCCATGTCATTTTTCATGCCGCCCAGTATACAGCATCACCTGACAATTACTACATCCTAAATTCCTTTTCTAGCATTATGGACCTTTGATATCATCCTCCCAACGGTTGACCACGATCAGGAGGATTTTTCATGTACAGATGTTCTGGATTACGCGGATTAAACGAATGGCTGGATGAAGCAGGAAACGGGTTTTATTTTTCTTTTTTCGATGAAAACGGACGGCAATGGGATGCTGTTTTCCCAAATATCGGACAACCTGACCCGTCTCCGATCAAATACAAACATCACATAGATAATCCGGATATCTACGACCGCATTTTCATTCACCATTTCAGCACGCAACCCTTTTTTCTGTCGTACAGTCTCGACATCGAATTGAAATGCGATGTTCTTCAGGACGAAAAGGAGCTGGTTTTTCACATCACGTCAAAGCACCCGTTCCGAGTTCATCCCGTTGGCACAGCACCCGACTTGAACGTTCTGTACAATGAAGACCTCTCTGGTTCGATCGAACTATCCCTTTCTGGTCGGCACACCCCTGAAGCCATCCGTGCACGCATAGAAGCACACCGCAAAACATCGCCGGATCAACCCTGGGCGGCCAGCGTGGTCTTGAATCAGACACAATCCCCTCTATTGGCAGCCAAAACCTACGTTCCCGTGAATAAAACGTGGATTCCGTTTATTGCAACCCTGTTTGATGTAAAAGACCACGGCAATCTGATGCTAGTACCCTGGGATGGCGCATGTGCCAGCATGATTCTGGCGCACTGTGATGCAGATGCGGGCTGGCAAAATCTGTTTGCGATCTTTGAGGGGATTCAATCCGATGGACGCATTCCGCAGATTCACGTTGGAAACACCTTCAGCAATCGTTCCAATCCCCCTATCTGGTTTCTCTCAGCGGCGGAACTATACAAAAACGACCACAATCCACAAAAAATGATGGCGTTGATTCCTCATTTATTAGCCAATTATCGCTGGTTCAAAGCATCTCGGATGCACCCAGCCTCATCCCCGCTGGCCGGCACATTCAGCTGGGGTACAGATGAATCGACCCAGACGCCGGAACTGGCACAAACGAAGGGGAAATATGGCGCGATGATGGAGTCCGGCCTGGATGACTCCCCTATTTTCTCCGGCATGAACCTATCGGGCGGATTGCTGGATCATGCATGTATTGATCTGACCTGCCTGATGGCTGTCGCCTGTGAGCTGCTCATCCACTGGTCCGCAGACACGACTCTCGCACCGGCATTTACCGAACAGGATCGCAAAGAACTGCAACTGGACTGGTCGCGTTTTCCAGTCATCATCCAGTCCTTTTTCGATGAAACATCGGGCATACCGAACAGCTGCACGTGGCGCGATGCCGGTCTCCATTGGGTAAGAACAGTAACGCCGCTATCCTTTTACCCGCTTCTCACCCCTTTTATCAGCCCGCAGCAAACCGCAAAACTCGTCGAACTCTACCGCAACGAATTTCTAAATGACTCCTACCCTGAGGCCTTCCTTCCATCGGTCAGCTATGGTGATGCGTCGTTTGACGGCGATGGAGATTATTGGCGCGGGCGAATCTGGCCCCCCATGGTGTTTCTCACTGCGAGAGGATTCCAACGTCACCATCAGGACACGTATCAGGACATCAAAAAACGGGCGACGCACATGCTCACCAGTGAATGGAAACGCCATGGACATGTACACGAAAACTATTCAGGAACCACCGGACAGGGCGAGCCGCAACCGGGGGTCTACGCACGAAGCTGTCCGCTCTATTCCTGGGGCGGCTTACTGGGGATACTCTGACTTTTTAAGGACTGAAAAGAACTGCAAAAAACGGTTTATTCCTGAAACAGGATCTATCAACAGTGGTCGCCGACTACGTTCTCTCCTGATACGATAAAATACCTTTCTTCTTGTTGCATGGCGGGCAAAACGCTGGAAACGGGGCGGAAAAACACCGAGTAATTTGATGGATTGTGCGCGAATTCCATCACGCTGCTGGCGCGGAGATGGTGTAATATAGCCGAATTAAATGATGGAGGACGAAAGGCTTTCACTGCAAAGTGAACGCCTTTCTGGTATCTGTACTTATCATTCAAGCAATAAAGCAGATACACACATGGATTTCACCAAATGTATATGCGTCTGCTGGCAAGAATGTTTTGAAATTTGTTTTGCGTCCGGATGTTTGCCCTGCATGCGGTACGTGCCATTCGTTTCGTGTTCATGGGTACTATTCACGCTTCGTGGATGACCTTGAGATATGGGTGGTACGGTTCAGATGCAAGTTTTGTCGCCAAGAAGTCAGTATATTGCCCAGTTTTGCAATGCCGTATCGAAACAGGTCGGTCAAAGTGATCGACGGGTATTTTCGTGGCACCGCTGAAGAAAGGAGGAATACGAGTGGTCACGATACGTTGCGGTGCTACTGGAAAGCATGGCTGTCGCACTGGCAGGTGATTGCGCGGACCGTAGGCCTTGATGGTGATTGTGCACGAACGATCTGGCAGAATTTGGCGGGGTGCTTTGGGACGATTGCGTAAGCGCAGAGCGAGCTGGTTGAGCGTTTCAGGCGCGCTCTGCTGAAGCGGTATGTTATTCATGCGCTGCCGAATTAAACGATCCCCAACTATTCCCAGATCAAGACGCCCCTATGCAGTCGATTCGACTGGCCTGAACGCGCCTATACTGGCCGACAAACCACAAAACCATTTGCGTCCCGCCTTTCTCGCACTTGACGCAATATTATCGAGTCGTCCGGATACGCGATAAAACAAACGTCCATACTGCTCGACCGCATGCAGCCAATTGTCCGCATCGATCTGCAACGACTGCAAAATCGGCAGCAATTGTTCATCAATCGACATCAACCACTCCGCCCGCTGATCCCCTTTATCTATCCCCTTTTCGGGAATTTTACTGCTTTTCGCGGCAAACATTCCCCCTATTCTCGCGATCATCCGCGCATTTCGTAGTTAAAAATCCCTGCATTTTCGCCTTTTCCGCCTCAATACGCTCGTGCACACTCGTATACACCGAATCTTCCAGCGATTCCGCCATTTTCGCACGCAACATCTTCATCACTCCAGCCCTTCTCACGATCCGTATCATTGCGCAGTAGGATTAAGGACGCGCAAACGTATGTCGGCATCTAATGGGGGACTCGATGGCGTCGTTGCCGGATATGAACTCTTTGCCGGTTCGCGCAAAAAGAAAACGAGAAACGAATAAATCCGTAGCCATGTACCACTCGTTGGTATCATCGACAAAACAGCATTATGTTTGGCGAATTTTGCGCTGTAAAATATTTAATAGTAATAAAATCCTTTGACAAAATTTACGTAACAAAATATTAGTCGTTACGTAATGCAAGGCATGTGAAATATTTGTTTTATCGAGGTAAAGTCAGTTATGGTTGAAAAATCAGTGATCGAGGTGAAAAACATTTCCAAGTCATTTCCCGGGGTGAAGGCGCTTGAGGATATCTGTTTTTCAGTAAAGCCGGGAACGGTTCATGTTTTGTGCGGCGAGAATGGTGCAGGAAAATCCACGTTAATGAAAATCATCAACGGGTTATACCGCGCCGATGGAGGGGAGATTTATTTCAATGGTCAAAAGGTGCAGATCACATCGCCGATAAAGGCTGCAGAAATCGGCATTTCCATGATTTTTCAGGAGTTGAATTACACGCCGGAGATGACCGTTGAAGAAAGTTTGTTTATTGGTCATTTACCTAAAACCAAGCTGGGACTTGTCGATTGGAAGAGCATCCGCAGACAAACCGTTGAACTGCTGAAGCAGGAGAATCTCCCTTACGACCCAGAAGACAAGCTGAAAGACCTTTCGGTTTCAAGCCTCCAAATGCTTGAAATCCTCAAAGCGATATCAAGAGACGCGGATCTCATCATTATGGATGAGCCGACATCCTCGATTGCGCAAAAAGAAGTGGAAGTACTTTTTGAAAAAATTGAAGCGCTTCGAAAACGTGGCAAAGGCATTGTCTATATTTCTCACAAGATGGACGAAATATTCCGCATTGCCGACGAAATATCGATTCTTCGCGACGGAATGATTGTTGAAACGCGTGCAAAGGAAAACTTTGATATTGATACCGTCATATCCATGATGGTTGGCCGCAAGCTGAGCGAAACATATCCGAGTCGGAAAATCCAACTTGGAGACAATGTTTTAGAAGTGAAAGACTTCCGTGGCCCGTCAGGCTTTAAAAATATAAACTTTAATGTCAGAGCAGGTGAAATTGTAGGCTTTGCAGGTTTGGTGGGTGCCGGTCGGACAGAAATGGTGCGTGCTCTTTTCGGTCTCGATAAACATGATGGCGGAACCGTGAAGCTGAAGGGGGAGCCCATTCAAATAGGCCGTGTTCAAGACAGCATTAAGCACGGTATCGCCATGTTGTCAGAAGACAGGCGGCGCTACGGGCTCGTTATGATACGAGACATAAAAGAGAATGTGACCCTCTCGACTCAAGAAAGATTTTTCTATGGAGGAAGGCTCCACACGAAGGAAGAGCGCAGTGCTGTTGAGAATATCTGCGATCGAATCAACGTAAAAGCACCCTCTATTGATACGCAGGTGAGCACACTCAGCGGGGGAAATCAGCAGAAGGTTGTTTTGTCAAAATGGATGTTGCGCGACCCGGATATGCTTATTCTTGATGAGCCGACTAGAGGCATTGATGTGGGAGCCAAGTTTGAGATCTACAAGCTGATGAGTGAAATTGTCAGCGAGGGGAAATCCATTGTAATGGTCTCGTCTGAGCTGCCGGAGCTGATTGGTATGTGTGATCGCATTTACGTCATGGCTGAAGGGGAAATTACAGGGCACCTCGAAAAGGATGAGTTTTGCCAGGAATCCATCATGCGCTATGCGATGAAAATGTAATTTTTTTGAAGAAACAGCAGAGAAAAGGAACGAACAATGTTAAATCTATCACGCGAAAAAATGCAGGCACTCAGATCACGATACTCCATATATCTGGTTCTGATATTCATGATTATAGTGTGCAATTTTCTCAATGAAAATTTTCTTTCCACCAGAAATCTTGCCAACATTTCGGCTCAGATTTCAGTAACTACGATTTTAGCACTTGGAGAGACCGTGCTGATTATCGCGGGTTTGCTCGACCTTGCCAATGGAGCGGTCCTGGCTTATGCCGGCCTGATGTCGGTTTATTTTTATAAAGTTACGGGTTCGC
This window encodes:
- a CDS encoding sugar ABC transporter ATP-binding protein gives rise to the protein MVEKSVIEVKNISKSFPGVKALEDICFSVKPGTVHVLCGENGAGKSTLMKIINGLYRADGGEIYFNGQKVQITSPIKAAEIGISMIFQELNYTPEMTVEESLFIGHLPKTKLGLVDWKSIRRQTVELLKQENLPYDPEDKLKDLSVSSLQMLEILKAISRDADLIIMDEPTSSIAQKEVEVLFEKIEALRKRGKGIVYISHKMDEIFRIADEISILRDGMIVETRAKENFDIDTVISMMVGRKLSETYPSRKIQLGDNVLEVKDFRGPSGFKNINFNVRAGEIVGFAGLVGAGRTEMVRALFGLDKHDGGTVKLKGEPIQIGRVQDSIKHGIAMLSEDRRRYGLVMIRDIKENVTLSTQERFFYGGRLHTKEERSAVENICDRINVKAPSIDTQVSTLSGGNQQKVVLSKWMLRDPDMLILDEPTRGIDVGAKFEIYKLMSEIVSEGKSIVMVSSELPELIGMCDRIYVMAEGEITGHLEKDEFCQESIMRYAMKM